The Agromyces sp. LHK192 genome includes a window with the following:
- a CDS encoding oleate hydratase, which yields MYYSTGNYEAFARPRKPEGVDAKSAWFVGAGLASMSSAAFMIRDGRMSGDRITILERLPLPGGALDGIKRPAKGFVIRGGREMEDHMECLWDLFRSIPSLEVEDASVLDEFYWLNKDDPNFSLCRVTEHQGQDARTDNLFGLNDAAQKDIVKVFLATREEMEDKRIDEVFSTDFLDSNFWLYWRTMFAFEEWHSALEMKLYLHRFIHHIGGLPDLSALKFTKYNQYESLVLPLYRWLLDQGVEFRFDTQVTDIDFAFDGDEARATRISWTEGGRPDGVDLGVDDLVLATIGGLTENSDEGDQHTPAKLDTSPAAGWALWQNLAAKHPTFGRPDVFCGDIEKSKWESATVTTLDARIPEYIERIAKRDPFSGRVVTGGIVTARDSAWLMSWTVNRQPHFKQQPKDQIVVWVYGLFVDVPGDYTGKTLQESTGEEITREWLYHLGVPADQIDDLAANAATCVPVMMPYVTSFFMPRKAGDRPDVVPEGAVNFAFIGQFAETTRDCIFTTEYSVRTGMEAAYRLLGIDRGVPEVFGSTYDVRALLKATSRLRDGAAVDLPGPKFLRERLYRRLDGTEVGELLTDFKLIPEHGGTTARPRTDDAIE from the coding sequence ATGTACTACAGCACCGGCAACTACGAGGCGTTCGCCCGACCGCGCAAGCCCGAGGGGGTCGACGCGAAGTCGGCGTGGTTCGTCGGGGCGGGGCTCGCCTCGATGTCGTCGGCGGCGTTCATGATCCGCGACGGGCGGATGTCGGGCGACCGCATCACGATCCTCGAACGGCTGCCGCTGCCCGGTGGCGCGCTCGATGGCATCAAGCGCCCCGCGAAGGGGTTCGTCATCCGCGGCGGCCGCGAGATGGAGGACCACATGGAGTGCCTGTGGGACCTGTTCCGCTCGATCCCCTCCCTCGAGGTCGAGGACGCGAGCGTGCTCGACGAGTTCTACTGGCTCAACAAGGACGACCCGAACTTCTCGCTCTGCCGGGTCACCGAGCACCAGGGGCAGGATGCTCGCACTGACAACCTGTTCGGCCTGAACGACGCCGCCCAGAAGGACATCGTCAAGGTCTTCCTCGCCACCCGCGAGGAGATGGAGGACAAGCGGATCGACGAGGTCTTCTCGACCGACTTCCTCGACAGCAACTTCTGGCTGTACTGGCGCACCATGTTCGCGTTCGAGGAATGGCACTCGGCCCTCGAGATGAAGCTGTACCTGCACCGGTTCATCCACCACATCGGCGGCCTGCCCGACCTGTCGGCGCTGAAGTTCACGAAGTACAACCAGTACGAGTCGCTCGTGCTGCCGCTGTACCGTTGGCTGCTCGACCAGGGCGTCGAGTTCCGGTTCGACACCCAGGTGACCGACATCGACTTCGCGTTCGACGGCGACGAGGCGCGCGCGACCCGCATCTCGTGGACGGAGGGCGGCCGGCCGGACGGCGTCGACCTCGGCGTCGACGACCTCGTGCTCGCGACCATCGGCGGGCTCACCGAGAACTCCGACGAGGGCGACCAGCACACGCCGGCGAAGCTCGACACGTCGCCCGCCGCCGGTTGGGCGCTCTGGCAGAACCTCGCGGCGAAGCATCCGACGTTCGGCCGGCCCGACGTGTTCTGCGGCGACATCGAGAAGTCCAAGTGGGAGTCGGCGACGGTCACGACGCTCGACGCCAGGATCCCCGAGTACATCGAGCGCATCGCGAAGCGCGACCCGTTCAGCGGTCGCGTCGTGACGGGCGGCATCGTCACCGCGAGGGACTCGGCCTGGCTCATGAGCTGGACCGTCAACCGGCAGCCGCACTTCAAGCAGCAGCCGAAGGACCAGATCGTGGTGTGGGTGTACGGCCTGTTCGTCGACGTGCCCGGCGACTACACCGGCAAGACGCTGCAGGAGTCGACGGGCGAGGAGATCACCCGCGAGTGGCTCTACCACCTGGGCGTGCCGGCCGACCAGATCGACGACCTCGCGGCGAACGCCGCGACGTGCGTGCCCGTGATGATGCCGTACGTCACGTCGTTCTTCATGCCCCGCAAGGCCGGCGACCGACCCGACGTCGTGCCCGAGGGCGCGGTCAACTTCGCGTTCATCGGCCAGTTCGCCGAGACCACGCGCGACTGCATCTTCACGACCGAGTACTCGGTGCGCACGGGCATGGAGGCCGCCTATCGACTCCTCGGCATCGACCGCGGCGTGCCCGAGGTGTTCGGGTCGACGTACGACGTGCGCGCGCTGCTGAAGGCGACGAGCCGCCTCCGCGACGGAGCCGCGGTCGACCTCCCCGGTCCGAAGTTCCTGCGCGAGCGGCTGTACCGGCGGCTCGACGGGACCGAGGTCGGCGAACTGCTCACGGACTTCAAGCTGATTCCCGAGCACGGCGGAACCACGGCCCGTCCCCGCACCGACGACGCGATCGAGTGA
- a CDS encoding LysM domain-containing protein encodes MELGRRGAAAAGITVVLAFALTGCFPAEAPPAETVMVTVTATPTPTPTPTPTPVAEPAPAPELAPAPDPVPNDPAPVYEPGPAYDNGPIPGAMGTVQVDGSGTPALYIVVQGDSFFDIAQRFDLPQQQLLRMNPQIHDFGEAVYIGDPINLDWTRVGVG; translated from the coding sequence ATGGAGCTGGGGAGACGAGGCGCGGCGGCGGCCGGCATCACCGTCGTGCTCGCGTTCGCGCTCACCGGATGCTTCCCCGCCGAGGCCCCACCGGCCGAGACCGTGATGGTCACCGTGACGGCGACTCCGACGCCGACGCCCACTCCGACGCCGACGCCGGTCGCCGAACCGGCGCCCGCGCCCGAGCTGGCACCCGCCCCGGACCCCGTGCCCAACGACCCGGCGCCGGTCTACGAGCCCGGGCCCGCGTACGACAACGGCCCGATCCCGGGCGCCATGGGAACCGTCCAAGTCGACGGCAGTGGCACCCCCGCGCTGTACATCGTGGTGCAGGGCGACAGCTTCTTCGACATCGCCCAGCGATTCGACCTGCCGCAGCAGCAACTGCTGCGCATGAACCCGCAGATCCACGACTTCGGCGAGGCGGTCTACATCGGCGATCCGATCAACCTCGACTGGACGAGGGTCGGCGTCGGCTGA
- a CDS encoding PLP-dependent aminotransferase family protein, with the protein MDGPLLVVDRDDSTPIGVQLVDGLRRGILSGALRAGDVMPSTRVLATELGVARSSVVQAYDQLAGEGYLSTRQGAPTRVAELERHPADAHAPGSAPSDPRSRNTGPLDTEPLDADERPYSVDPVVIDLSPGVPSLARLDERVWRAAWRAAGSAPVSADSPPRFGLPELQRAIADHLRYARGVACSPDDIVVTAGTGEATALVAMALTESLGRPPHVAVEHPGYPTARRTLARRGAVLRAIPVLRDGIDVDALADLADDDPAAADTGGGSDTAGGLDAVVVTPSHQYPLGGRLPVADRLALLDLADRNGWLVIEDDYDSEFRHTGAPLPALASLDRGGRVALIGSFSKVLTPSLRLGYLVLPNEHATGASGRRFRDAVAAIRRDELPPVPGPVQHAMAHLLETGALRRHIAATRREYAHRRRLVIQRLDGCPGAELTALEGGLHAVVTLPSAEASARVVDRLRAEGVVVAPLSMYAVEGALAGPAGFVIGYAGVSDTALDGALRRIRAAVLDG; encoded by the coding sequence ATGGACGGACCCCTGCTCGTCGTGGACCGCGACGACTCCACGCCCATCGGCGTCCAGCTCGTCGACGGGCTCCGCCGGGGCATCCTGTCGGGCGCACTGCGCGCCGGCGACGTGATGCCGTCCACCCGCGTGCTCGCGACCGAGCTGGGCGTCGCCCGCAGCTCGGTCGTGCAGGCGTACGACCAGCTCGCCGGAGAGGGGTACCTGTCGACCCGCCAGGGCGCGCCGACCCGGGTGGCCGAACTCGAACGCCACCCGGCCGACGCGCACGCGCCGGGCTCGGCGCCGTCCGACCCGAGGTCGCGGAACACCGGGCCACTCGACACCGAACCGCTGGACGCCGACGAGCGGCCGTATTCCGTCGACCCGGTCGTGATCGACCTCTCCCCCGGCGTCCCGTCGCTGGCCCGGCTCGACGAGCGCGTCTGGCGCGCAGCCTGGCGAGCGGCCGGATCGGCCCCGGTCTCGGCCGATTCCCCGCCCCGGTTCGGCCTCCCCGAGCTGCAGCGCGCGATCGCCGACCACCTGCGGTACGCCCGCGGCGTCGCCTGTTCGCCCGACGACATCGTCGTCACCGCAGGCACCGGCGAGGCGACCGCGCTCGTCGCGATGGCACTCACCGAATCGCTCGGCCGCCCGCCGCACGTCGCCGTCGAGCACCCCGGGTACCCGACCGCTCGGCGCACGCTCGCCCGGCGAGGAGCGGTGCTCCGCGCGATCCCGGTGCTACGCGACGGCATCGACGTGGACGCACTCGCCGACCTCGCCGACGATGACCCGGCCGCCGCCGACACCGGCGGCGGGAGTGACACCGCCGGTGGCCTCGACGCCGTGGTCGTCACCCCGAGCCACCAGTACCCGCTCGGCGGGCGCCTGCCCGTCGCCGACCGACTCGCACTGCTCGACCTCGCCGACCGGAACGGCTGGCTCGTGATCGAGGACGACTACGACAGCGAGTTCCGGCACACCGGCGCACCGCTGCCGGCCCTCGCGTCGCTCGACCGCGGCGGTCGGGTGGCGCTCATCGGCAGCTTCTCGAAGGTGCTCACGCCGTCGCTCCGGCTCGGCTACCTGGTGCTGCCGAACGAGCATGCGACCGGGGCATCCGGTCGCCGGTTCCGCGATGCCGTCGCGGCGATCCGTCGCGACGAACTGCCGCCCGTCCCCGGCCCCGTGCAGCACGCCATGGCCCACCTGCTCGAGACGGGCGCGCTCCGACGGCACATCGCCGCGACCCGACGCGAGTACGCGCACCGTCGACGGCTCGTGATCCAACGGCTCGACGGATGCCCCGGCGCCGAGCTCACGGCCCTCGAGGGCGGTCTGCACGCCGTGGTGACGCTGCCGAGCGCCGAGGCATCCGCCCGGGTCGTCGACCGCCTGCGCGCCGAGGGCGTGGTGGTCGCGCCGCTCTCGATGTACGCGGTCGAGGGCGCCCTCGCCGGACCGGCGGGGTTCGTGATCGGGTACGCGGGCGTCTCCGACACGGCGCTCGACGGGGCGCTGCGCCGGATCCGTGCGGCCGTGCTCGACGGCTGA
- a CDS encoding pyridoxamine 5'-phosphate oxidase family protein, with product MTHAVPVAPSVAPPARRIRRLADRQVVDRTELDRLLDGQLIGHLAAVHHGEPVVVPMAYARVGDDLLLHGSTGGGFALRAADERQTVAFAVTALDGVVVARSLFDHSMNYRSAIVYGVLEPVADEPAALDALSDRLLPGRVAELRASTRKEVAATRVLRLPIVDVVMKARAGGPSEAADDGEDHAQWAGVVPHAPSWGEPIASGLTPPGTPLPDSVAALATDSRPA from the coding sequence ATGACCCACGCCGTACCCGTTGCGCCATCCGTCGCTCCGCCCGCCCGCCGCATTCGCCGCCTCGCCGACCGGCAGGTCGTCGACCGCACCGAACTCGACCGCCTTCTCGACGGGCAGCTCATCGGTCACCTCGCCGCGGTGCACCACGGCGAGCCGGTCGTCGTGCCCATGGCGTACGCGCGCGTCGGCGACGACCTGCTGCTCCACGGTTCGACCGGAGGCGGATTCGCCCTACGCGCAGCCGACGAACGGCAGACCGTCGCGTTCGCCGTGACCGCGCTCGACGGCGTCGTGGTGGCCCGCTCGCTCTTCGACCACTCGATGAACTACCGCAGCGCGATCGTGTACGGCGTGCTCGAACCGGTCGCCGACGAGCCGGCCGCCCTCGACGCCCTGTCGGATCGGCTGCTCCCGGGCCGCGTCGCCGAGCTGCGCGCCAGCACACGCAAGGAGGTCGCCGCCACCCGGGTGCTCCGCCTGCCGATCGTCGACGTCGTGATGAAGGCACGGGCCGGCGGGCCGTCCGAGGCGGCCGATGACGGTGAGGACCACGCGCAGTGGGCCGGAGTCGTGCCGCACGCTCCCAGTTGGGGGGAACCGATCGCCTCAGGGCTCACGCCTCCGGGCACGCCCCTACCGGATTCGGTGGCAGCGCTGGCGACCGACTCCCGCCCCGCGTGA
- a CDS encoding AAA family ATPase, translated as MDVLPEPVVPGIDVGRAWHDGMVTTSMSSPEMVGRQADLSWLEGLLEEAREGAPRTVVLGGEAGIGKTRLLREFATGLATDVRVLFGQCVDLGEVAAPYAPVKAALRGLVAELGPEAVLEAVGPGRASILALLPELHAVAPEAPALPAGAAGTGQLHEAIAVLLETLSRDQVIVLVIEDLHWIDMASLSLLRFLMRALTSSRVLIVLTYRTEDIGRGHPVRGFLSEIERDRWVERRELSRLTKAQVRKLARRLIAESPTDHALDTIYRRSEGVPFFIEELVGIDGCRDGSMPDTLRDLLLARYERLSEPTQQVLRLISTGGVRISHDLLDRVHHGDADELERAAREAVLAGVLTIDGDDYVFRHALVREAILDDLLPGERGRFHARYAEAYETLTATGTRRLAAEISFHWLGARDAERAFPATVQAMAEARAATAYATAAQLGERAIELWDVVADPERVAGMDKIELMGRTASHLRNAGESERSLAVIKAALDECPDEGLQAARLLRDQALTLSSVGRSGKAVALLREALERLGDADDPISRDLRATVLSALAGRLMVAGFIDEAAAPAREALELAVELGAARTASVAKNIQAVSLTVTGDIEESIEAFEEAKRLAEGDPPAMLRYWVNTSDKEYLLGRHRSAVDFAEQGLARARAQGLERSTGVLLAGNAVDPLIALGEWERADALIERGLALDPPPPFRVYLTLARARAKLWRGDPMGALAMLTPVREPLAHMVVDDNQTRLGASRLTAELLLETGDLAGAWRACGELFAGGPLAPGYDWPLAWTAARVLAMIVRSDESSREAAGMDGDALAEAVERLREVVDGFVVWPNTPVWRAKIDAELSEFDGPEVRVEAWREAVRAVDAPEAHVFSLPYATYRLGEAELAAGDRQAARASLQAARDLAEATGVTLVAQHVDRVAKAAGLAVTGAATGSEAESADAPARSVDAAAEASADPGIAELTARERQVLDLIAEGLSNRQIGERLFISGKTASVHVSAILRKLGASTRTEAAVRVGALR; from the coding sequence GTGGACGTGCTGCCGGAGCCGGTCGTGCCGGGCATCGATGTCGGTCGTGCGTGGCACGATGGCATGGTGACGACGTCGATGTCGAGCCCCGAGATGGTGGGCCGGCAGGCCGATCTGTCCTGGCTCGAGGGCCTGCTCGAAGAGGCGCGCGAGGGCGCGCCTCGCACGGTCGTGCTCGGAGGCGAGGCCGGCATCGGCAAGACCCGCCTGCTGCGCGAGTTCGCGACCGGGTTGGCGACCGACGTCCGCGTGCTCTTCGGGCAGTGCGTCGACCTCGGCGAGGTGGCGGCGCCCTACGCCCCCGTCAAGGCCGCCCTCCGCGGTCTCGTCGCCGAACTCGGCCCCGAGGCGGTGCTCGAGGCCGTCGGGCCTGGGCGGGCGTCGATCCTGGCCCTGCTCCCCGAATTGCATGCCGTCGCGCCCGAGGCGCCTGCGCTGCCCGCCGGAGCCGCGGGAACGGGCCAGCTGCACGAGGCGATCGCGGTGCTGCTCGAGACGCTGTCGCGCGACCAGGTCATCGTGCTCGTCATCGAGGACCTGCACTGGATCGACATGGCGTCGCTGTCGCTCCTGCGATTCCTGATGCGCGCGCTCACCTCGAGCCGGGTGCTGATCGTGCTGACGTACCGCACCGAGGACATCGGGCGCGGCCATCCGGTGCGTGGATTCCTCTCCGAGATCGAGCGCGACCGCTGGGTCGAGCGTCGCGAGCTCTCCCGGCTGACGAAGGCGCAGGTGCGCAAGCTCGCGCGCCGGCTCATCGCCGAGTCGCCGACCGACCATGCGCTCGACACCATCTACCGCCGCAGCGAGGGCGTCCCCTTCTTCATCGAGGAGCTCGTCGGCATCGACGGATGCCGCGACGGCAGCATGCCCGACACCCTTCGCGACCTCCTCCTCGCGCGGTACGAGCGACTGTCGGAGCCGACCCAGCAGGTGCTGCGCCTCATCTCGACCGGGGGCGTGCGCATCTCGCACGACCTCCTCGATCGCGTGCACCACGGAGACGCCGACGAGTTGGAGCGCGCGGCGCGCGAGGCGGTGCTCGCGGGCGTGCTCACCATCGACGGCGACGACTACGTCTTCCGGCACGCGCTCGTGCGAGAGGCGATCCTCGACGACCTGCTCCCGGGTGAACGCGGCCGGTTCCATGCAAGGTACGCCGAGGCCTACGAGACGCTCACCGCGACCGGCACGCGCCGTCTCGCCGCCGAGATCTCCTTCCACTGGCTGGGCGCGCGCGACGCCGAGCGCGCGTTCCCCGCGACCGTGCAGGCGATGGCCGAGGCGCGCGCCGCCACCGCGTACGCGACCGCGGCGCAGCTCGGCGAGCGGGCGATCGAGCTGTGGGACGTGGTCGCCGACCCCGAGCGGGTCGCGGGCATGGACAAGATCGAGCTCATGGGCCGTACCGCCTCGCACCTGCGCAACGCGGGCGAGAGCGAGCGCTCGCTCGCGGTGATCAAGGCGGCCCTCGACGAATGCCCCGACGAGGGCCTCCAGGCCGCGAGGCTGCTGCGCGACCAGGCGCTGACCCTGTCGAGCGTCGGCCGATCGGGCAAGGCGGTCGCGCTGCTCCGCGAGGCGCTCGAGCGGCTCGGCGACGCCGACGACCCGATCTCGCGCGACCTGCGGGCGACCGTGCTGTCGGCGCTCGCGGGCCGATTGATGGTCGCCGGCTTCATCGATGAGGCGGCCGCGCCGGCGCGCGAGGCGCTGGAACTCGCAGTCGAACTCGGCGCCGCCCGGACTGCGTCGGTCGCGAAGAACATCCAGGCCGTCAGCCTCACGGTGACGGGAGACATCGAGGAGTCGATCGAGGCTTTCGAGGAGGCGAAACGCCTTGCCGAGGGCGACCCACCCGCGATGCTGCGCTACTGGGTCAACACCAGCGACAAGGAATACCTGCTCGGCCGCCACCGGTCGGCGGTGGATTTCGCTGAGCAGGGCCTCGCCCGCGCTCGCGCGCAGGGATTGGAGCGCAGCACGGGCGTGCTGCTGGCCGGGAATGCCGTCGACCCCCTGATCGCACTGGGCGAATGGGAGCGCGCCGACGCACTGATCGAGCGAGGACTCGCCCTCGACCCGCCGCCGCCGTTCCGCGTCTACCTGACCCTGGCGAGGGCCCGGGCGAAGCTCTGGCGGGGCGACCCGATGGGCGCGCTGGCCATGCTCACGCCGGTCCGTGAGCCGCTCGCGCACATGGTCGTGGACGACAACCAGACGAGGCTCGGGGCGAGCCGGCTCACGGCCGAACTGCTGCTCGAGACCGGCGACCTGGCCGGCGCGTGGCGCGCGTGCGGCGAGCTCTTCGCCGGGGGACCGCTCGCACCCGGTTACGACTGGCCGTTGGCGTGGACCGCGGCGCGCGTGCTCGCGATGATCGTGCGCAGCGACGAGTCCAGCCGGGAGGCGGCCGGGATGGACGGAGACGCGCTCGCCGAGGCTGTGGAGCGCCTGCGCGAGGTCGTCGATGGCTTCGTCGTGTGGCCGAACACACCGGTCTGGCGGGCGAAGATCGACGCCGAGCTCAGCGAGTTCGATGGACCGGAAGTCCGGGTCGAGGCGTGGCGCGAGGCCGTCCGCGCGGTCGACGCCCCCGAAGCGCACGTCTTCTCGCTGCCGTACGCGACCTACCGGCTCGGCGAAGCCGAACTGGCGGCGGGCGATCGGCAGGCCGCACGCGCGAGTCTGCAGGCCGCGCGCGACCTCGCGGAGGCGACGGGCGTGACGCTGGTCGCGCAACACGTGGATCGCGTGGCCAAGGCCGCGGGGCTCGCCGTGACCGGTGCCGCGACCGGCTCCGAGGCGGAGTCTGCGGATGCGCCTGCGCGCTCGGTCGACGCCGCGGCGGAGGCATCCGCCGATCCCGGCATCGCCGAGCTGACCGCCCGCGAACGTCAGGTGCTGGACCTGATCGCCGAGGGGCTCAGCAACCGGCAGATCGGCGAGCGGCTGTTCATCAGCGGCAAGACCGCGAGCGTGCACGTCTCGGCGATCCTGCGAAAGCTCGGTGCATCCACCCGCACCGAGGCCGCCGTGCGCGTGGGCGCGTTACGGTGA
- a CDS encoding glutathione peroxidase codes for MTRIDDIPFTTMDGGTTSLGEFAGKAVLVVNVASRCGLAPQYAKLEELQKQYADRGFTVIGFPSNQFLQELSSNEAISEYCSTTWGITFPIVDRVRVNGKKEHPLYTELKKTPDAEGKAGKVSWNFEKFLVAPDRTVTRFRPRTEPDDPAVVSAIEAALAEAAA; via the coding sequence ATGACCCGCATCGACGACATCCCCTTCACCACCATGGACGGCGGCACCACCTCGCTCGGCGAGTTTGCGGGCAAGGCGGTGCTGGTCGTCAACGTCGCGTCGCGCTGCGGCCTGGCGCCCCAGTACGCCAAGCTCGAGGAGCTGCAGAAGCAGTACGCCGACCGCGGTTTCACCGTGATCGGATTCCCGTCGAACCAGTTCCTCCAGGAGCTCTCGTCGAACGAGGCGATCTCCGAGTACTGCTCGACGACGTGGGGCATCACGTTCCCGATCGTCGACCGGGTGCGCGTCAACGGCAAGAAGGAGCACCCGCTCTACACCGAGCTCAAGAAGACACCGGACGCCGAGGGCAAGGCGGGCAAGGTGAGCTGGAACTTCGAGAAGTTCCTCGTCGCGCCCGACCGCACGGTCACGCGGTTCCGCCCCCGCACCGAGCCCGACGACCCCGCCGTGGTCTCGGCGATCGAGGCGGCGCTCGCGGAGGCCGCCGCGTAG
- the pepT gene encoding peptidase T, with translation MAAATPAPFTSPLAEALAPALLERFGRYVRVGTQSDRDSETVPSSARQFDLARVLVDDLLALGLADARVDEQCYVYATLPATIDEADGPVPVIGLIAHMDTSPDAPGDGVEPIVHRAYDGGVIELPRGGTVLDPERMPDLAEHIGHDLVTSSGDTLLGADDKSGVAAILTAVAHLVAHPELPRPTLRLAFTPDEEIGRGAHHFDVEGFGALCAYTVDGSEVGELQDETFSAAGATVTIVGHDVHPGFATGKLVNAARLAAEVVAALPTELTPERTSEREGFIHVYDVQAKAARATIHAIIRDFDDELLAAHGDLLRRTVDEVVSREPRAHATVEIVPQYPNMRTFVDEFPEVTRAGELAIEAEGLVPLRTAIRGGTDGSQLSAMGLPTPNLFTGGHEFHSVREWASVQEMSAAAATVVRLAEVWTTPEFRGASR, from the coding sequence ATGGCCGCAGCAACACCCGCACCCTTCACCTCCCCGCTCGCCGAGGCGCTCGCGCCCGCGTTGCTCGAACGGTTCGGCCGCTACGTGCGCGTCGGAACACAGTCGGATCGCGACAGCGAGACCGTGCCGAGCTCGGCCCGCCAGTTCGACCTCGCGCGGGTGCTCGTCGACGACCTGCTCGCCCTCGGCCTGGCCGACGCCCGCGTCGACGAGCAGTGCTACGTCTACGCCACGCTGCCCGCCACCATCGACGAAGCCGACGGCCCGGTGCCCGTGATCGGGCTCATCGCGCACATGGACACCAGCCCCGATGCGCCCGGCGACGGCGTCGAGCCGATCGTGCACCGCGCCTACGACGGCGGCGTCATCGAACTGCCGCGCGGCGGCACGGTGCTCGACCCCGAGCGGATGCCCGACCTCGCGGAGCACATCGGCCACGACCTCGTCACGAGTTCGGGCGACACCCTGCTCGGCGCCGACGACAAGTCGGGCGTCGCCGCGATCCTGACCGCGGTCGCGCACCTGGTCGCGCACCCCGAGCTGCCCCGACCGACGCTGCGTCTCGCATTCACGCCCGACGAGGAGATCGGCCGCGGCGCCCACCACTTCGACGTCGAGGGCTTCGGCGCACTCTGCGCGTACACCGTCGACGGTTCCGAGGTCGGCGAGCTGCAGGACGAGACGTTCTCGGCCGCGGGCGCGACCGTCACGATCGTCGGCCACGACGTGCACCCCGGCTTCGCGACCGGCAAGCTCGTCAACGCGGCCCGCCTCGCGGCCGAGGTGGTCGCGGCGCTCCCTACCGAGCTCACGCCCGAACGCACCTCGGAGCGAGAAGGCTTCATCCACGTCTACGACGTGCAGGCGAAGGCTGCACGGGCGACGATCCATGCGATCATCCGCGACTTCGACGACGAGCTGCTCGCCGCGCACGGCGACCTGCTGCGCCGCACGGTCGACGAGGTCGTCTCACGGGAGCCGCGCGCGCACGCCACCGTCGAGATCGTGCCGCAATACCCGAACATGCGCACGTTCGTCGACGAATTCCCCGAGGTCACGCGCGCCGGCGAACTCGCGATCGAGGCCGAGGGCCTGGTACCGCTGCGCACCGCGATCCGCGGCGGCACCGACGGATCGCAGCTGAGCGCCATGGGCCTGCCGACCCCGAACCTGTTCACCGGCGGGCACGAGTTCCACTCGGTCCGCGAGTGGGCGTCGGTGCAGGAGATGTCGGCGGCCGCCGCGACGGTGGTGCGCCTCGCCGAGGTGTGGACGACGCCCGAGTTCCGCGGCGCCAGTCGCTGA